The Macadamia integrifolia cultivar HAES 741 unplaced genomic scaffold, SCU_Mint_v3 scaffold2219, whole genome shotgun sequence genome has a window encoding:
- the LOC122066076 gene encoding protein SOSEKI 5, which translates to MAVSSRGRTELPALPKKWTDRDTSPERTMVWTEPKPKSERKVPVVYYLSRNGHLEHPHFMEVPLSSSEGLYLSDVINRLNILRGKGMASMYSWSSKRSYKNGFVWHDLSDNDFIYPAHGQEYVLKGSELLEGSVSFRSQATESSGTERTSETAKSSEDGEFPVVIRRRNQSWSSIDLHEYKVYKAESTGESAGRAAADASTQTYEKRRRRRAIGEEEEKDEDEEREKTEAAVAIAEMEQYRNQTTELSREEISPPPSSSSPETLESLIKADVRVVNHRGGLDESGIRSLTENNYPSGRMRASAVLMQLISCGSIAVKDCEAILPGKDGGGGGAGLSLISHYRYTGKPAATPRGASKEVGVVDESMGENPSFAGIRLEDKEYFSGSLIETKKDEFPALKRSSSYNADRRSKMELAEAEEEIEGVKAKCIPRKPKAAIKKENSDVSLRGGSVHGSSSKRE; encoded by the exons ATGGCGGTTTCTTCAAGGGGAAGAACCGAGCTTCCTGCTTTGCCTAAGAAATGGACGGACAGAGATACCAGTCCTGAGCGCACTATGGTTTGGACTGAACCTAAACCCAAGTCCGAGAGAAAGGTTCCTGTTGTCTACTATCTCTCAAGGAATGGCCATCTTGAGCATCCCCATTTCATGGAGgttcctctctcttcctccgaGGGGCTCTATCTCAGTG ATGTCATCAATCGACTAAATATCCTGCGAGGTAAAGGCATGGCGAGCATGTATTCCTGGTCTTCCAAACG GAGCTACAAGAATGGATTTGTGTGGCATGATTTGTCGGATAACGACTTCATATACCCAGCCCACGGTCAGGAATACGTTCTCAAGGGATCAGAGCTTCTGGAAGGGTCTGTGAGTTTCAGGTCTCAAGCAACAGAGTCTTCCGGCACCGAAAGGACGTCGGAAACAGCCAAATCCAGCGAAGACGGTGAATTCCCGGTCGTCATACGGAGGAGAAATCAGTCGTGGAGTTCTATCGATCTGCACGAGTACAAAGTCTACAAAGCCGAATCCACGGGTGAGTCCGCAGGGAGAGCTGCCGCTGACGCTTCAACTCAGACCTACGAGAAGAGGAGACGAAGAAGAGCAATCGgtgaggaagaggaaaaagacgAAGATGAAGAGCGAGAAAAAACAGAAGCAGCAGTAGCTATAGCTGAAATGGAACAATATCGAAATCAAACAACCGAGCTGAGCAGAGAGGAGATATCTCCACCTCCTTCCTCGTCCAGCCCAGAAACGCTAGAATCCCTTATCAAAGCCGATGTTCGGGTGGTGAACCACAGAGGAGGGTTGGACGAATCAGGTATTCGATCTCTGACGGAAAACAATTACCCAAGCGGCAGGATGAGGGCTTCAGCAGTGCTTATGCAGTTGATTTCATGTGGATCAATCGCCGTCAAAGATTGCGAAGCGATTCTTCCGGGGAaggatggaggaggaggaggagcaggGTTATCTTTGATTTCCCATTACAGGTACACGGGAAAGCCGGCTGCGACTCCTCGTGGAGCGTCGAAGGAGGTGGGGGTGGTGGATGAGAGTATGGGAGAAAACCCTAGTTTTGCGGGGATTCGACTAGAAGACAAAGAATACTTCAGTGGAAGCTTAATCGAGACGAAGAAGGACGAATTTCCAGCTTTAAAGAGATCCTCTTCCTACAATGCAGATCG AAGATCGAAGATGGAGTTAGCAGAAGCAGAGGAGGAGATCGAAGGAGTTAAAGCGAAATGTATACCCAGGAAGCCCAAGGCAGcaattaagaaagaaaacagTGATGTCTCCCTTCGTGGTGGCAGTGTTCACGGGAGTTCTTCTAAGAGAGAATAG